A window of Hordeum vulgare subsp. vulgare chromosome 5H, MorexV3_pseudomolecules_assembly, whole genome shotgun sequence genomic DNA:
tcgcaatgacagaggtttccccttgccctgcgccaccatccagagggatgagaggttcgacaacctcgtcaagttctatcttcctcccactcaattctctcgagagaaactccttctcgagaaaagttccgtttttagcaacaaacactttgccctcggatttgagatagaaggtgtacccaactgtctcctttgggtaacctatgaagatgcacttttccgctttgggttccagcttttcaggctgaagctttttgacataagcatcacatccccaaactttaagaaacgacaactttggtcttttgccataccacagttcgtatggtgtcgtctcaacggattttgatggtgccctatttaaagtgaatgcagctgtttctaatgcataaccccaaaatgataacggcaaatcagtaagagacatcatagatcgcaccatctctaacaaagtacgattacgacgttcggacacaccattacgctgtggtgttctaggcggtgttaactgcgaaacaattccacattgtcttaagtgagtaccaaactcgaaactcagatattcacccccacgatcagaccgtaggaacttgatcttcttgttacgatgattttctacttcactctgaaattgcttgaacttttcaaatgtttcagacttgtgcttcatcaagtagacataaccatatctacttaaatcgtcagtgaaggtgagaaaataacgatatccgccgcgtgcctccacgctcatcggaccacacacatcggtatgtatgatttccaacaagtcacttgcacgctccattgttccggagaacggagttttagtcatcttgcccatgaggcatggttcgcacgtgtcaagtgaatcaaagtcaagtgactccaaaagtccatcagcattgagttttttcatgcgctttacaccaatatgacccaagcggcagtgccacaaaaatatggcgctatcattgtttactctaactcttttggtctcaatgttatgtatatgtgtatcgctatcgagattcaatatgaacaatcctctcacattcggtgcatgaccataaaagatgttactcatagaaatagaacaaccattattctcagacttaaaagagtaaccgtctcgcaataaacaagatccagatataatgttcatgctcaacgcaggcactaaataacaatgatttaagttcatcactaatcccgatggtagctgaagtgacacggtgccgacggcgattgcatcaaccttggaaccgtttcctacgcgcatcgtcacttcgtctttcgccagccttcgtctattccgtagttcctgcttcgagttgcaaatgtgagcaacagaaccggtatcgaatacccaggcactactacgagagccggttaagtacacatcaataacatgtatatcaaatatacctgatttttctttgcccgccttcttatctgccagatacttggggcaattgcgcttccagtgacccatacccttgcaatagaagcactctgtttcaggcttaggtccagccttgggtttcttcggtggattggcaacacgcttgccgctcttcttcgaattgcccttcttgcctttgccgtttctcttgaaactagtggtcttgctcaccatcaacacttgatgttctttacggagttcagactctgcgactttcagcatcgcaaacaactcgccgagagacttgttcatcccttgcatgttgtagttcaacacaaagcctttatagcttggcggcagtgattggaggattctgtcagtgatagcttcttgcgggagttcaatccctagttcagctagacggtttgagtacccagacattttgagcacatgttcactgacagacgagttttcctccatcttgcaagcatagaatttatcggaggtctcatacctctcgatccgggcgttcttctgaaagataaacttcaactcctggaacatctcaaatgctccatgacgctcaaagcgacgttgaagccccggctctaagccatacaagactgcacattgaactattgagtagtcctccttacgtgctaaccaagtgttcttaacatcctgatcggccgtatcgggtggttcatctcctagcgcagcattaaggacataatccttctttccagcttgtaggattagcttaagattacgagcccagtcttcaaagttgcttccatcatctttcaacttagctttctctaggaacgtattaaaattgaggatgacacttgcgtgagccatgatctacaacacaaatatattcaaagtggacttagactatgttcaagataattagagttcaacttaatcaaattatatgctaaactcccactcaaaaagtacatctctctagtcatttgagtggttcatgatccacttacactatcccaagtccgatcatcacgtgagtcaagagtagtttcagtggtaagcatccctatgctaatcacatcaactatatgattcatgatcgaccttttggtctcatgtgttccgaggccatgtctgcacatgctaggctcgtcaagcttaacccgagtgttccgcgtgcgcaactgttttgcacccgttgtatgtgaacgttgagtctatcacacccgatcatcacgtggtgtctcgaaacgacgaactgtagcaacggtgcacagtcggggagaacacaatttcgtcttgaaatttcagtgagagatcacctcataatgctaccgtcgttctaagcaaaataaggtgcatgaaaggattaacatcacatgcaattcataagtgacatgatatggccatcatcacgtgcttcttgatctccatcaccaaagcaccggcacgatcttcttgtcaccggcgccacaccatgatcatccatcaacgtgttgccatcggggttgtcgtgctacttatgctattactactaaagctacatcctagcaaaatagtaaacgcatctgcaagcacaaacattagtataaagacaaccctatggctcctgccggttgccgtaccatcgacgtgcaagtcgatatttctattacaacatgatcatctcatacatccaatatatcacatcacatcattggccatatcacatcacaatcataccctgcaaaaacaagttagacgtcctctaattttgttgttgcatgttttacgtggtgaccaagggtatctagtaggatcgcatcttacttacgcaaacaccacaacggagatctatgagttgctatttaacctcatccaaggacctcctcggtcaaatccgattcaactaaagttggagaaaccgtcacttgccagtcatctttgagcaaggggggttactcgtaacgatgaaaccagtctctcgtaagcgtacgagtaatgtcggtccaagccgcttcaatccaacaatatcgcgaaatcaagaaaagactaaggagggcagcaaaacgcacatcaccgcccacaaaaccttttgtgttctactcgagaagacatctacgcatgaacctagctcatgatgccactgttggggaacgtcgcatgggaaacaaaaattttcctacgcgcacaaagacctatcatggtgatgtccatctacgagaggggatgagtgatctacgtacccttgtagatcgtacagcagaagcgttagagaacgcggttgatgtagtggaacgtcctcacgtccctcgatccgccccgcgaacaatcccgcgatcagtcccacgatctagtaccgaacggacggcacctccgcgttcagcacacgtacagctcgacgatgatctcggccttcttgatccagcaagagagacggagaggtagaagagttctccggcagcgtgacggcgctccggaggttggtgatgatcttgtctcagcagggctccgcccgagctccgcagaaacacgatctagaggaaaaactatggaggtatgtggtcgggcagccgtgagaaagtcgtctcaaatctgccctaaaagccccatatatataggaggagggagggggaccttgccttggggtccaagggatccccaaggggtcggccgagccaggggggaggactctccccccccaaaccgagtcctacttggtttggtgggagggagtccttcccccttcccacttcttccctttttttttctttcctttgattttttctctcttggcgcataggggattggtgggctgtcccaccagcccactaagggctggtgtgacccccccaaatgcctatgggcttccccggagtgggttgcccccctccggtgaactcccggaacccattcgtcattctcggtacattcccggtaactccgagaaccttccggtaatcaaatgaggtcatcctatatatcaatcttcgtttccggactattccggaaaccctcgtgacgtccgtgatctcatccgggactccgaacaacattcagtaaccaaccatataactcaaatacgcataaaacaatgtcgaaccttaagtgtgcagaccctgcgggttcgagaactatgtagacatgacccgagagactcctcggtcaatatccaatagcgggacctggatgcccatattggatcctacatattctacgaagatcttatcgtttgaacctcagtgccaaggattcgtataatcccgtatgtcattccctttgtccttcggtatgttacttgcccgagattcgatcgtcagtatccgtatacctatttcaatctcgtttaccggcaagtctctttactcgttccgtaatacaagatcccgtaacttacactaagtcacattgcttgcaaggcttgtgtgtgatgttgtattaccgagtgggccccgagatacctctccgtcacacggagtgacaaatcccagtcttgatccatactaactcaactaacaccttcggagatacctgtagagcatctttatagtcacccagttacgttgcgacgtttgatacacaaaaagcattcctccggtgtcagtgagttatatgatctcatggtcataggaataaatacttgacacgcagaaaacagtagcaacaaaatgacacgatcaacatgctacgtctattagtttgggtctagtccatcacgtgattctcctaatgacgtgatccagttatcaaacaacaacaccttgttcataatcagaagacactgactatcatcgatcaactggctagccaactagaggcatgctagggacggtgttttgtctatgtatccacacatgtaaatgagtcttcattcaatacaattatagcatggataataaactattatcttgatacaggaattataataataactatacatttattattgcctctagggcataattccaacagtagttAGGGTTGGCCTAGTGTTTTCTTGGGACGCCGTTGGGGTGGTGGGAGCGGCGTCCGGGCAAATAAATCTGCCTCAACTCTATTCCCACACTGACAACGACCTTCACGGCGGCGTCTCAGAGTTGATGGCAACATGTGCTGCTCGGTCCTTCAGATCGGCAGCTTGGTCTTCTTGCCGTTCTTCAGATCTGGCGAGATCAGTTTCTCGATCTGTCACTGGCGTTCGTGGTTATTCGCGACGGCGCTGGCGGCTGGGGCAAGGTGGTTCTTCTGGAGCGAGGATGCCGGTCCGGAGGTGGTGGATCTGCCGTTCCTCTCCGACTTCGTCGACGGGAGGCGACAAATCATGATCCAAGACAGCACGGGGAAGTCCCCCGATCGACGTGCCACAACGACATGTGCCTTGCTGCGTGCAGCGGGCCTGTTCATCGACTCACAAAGCCTCGTTGGCGATGGTGCTTTCTCGGACCTTGGGATGGTGGAGGCTCGGCGTCTCTTCCGGCGTTCGCCTCGGCGGCGCTGGAGTTGGGCGGCGGCCGTTCGCTACGGTGGTTGCAGAAAACCCTAGGGATCGTTTTGTATTTCTCGATCTTTTAGGATCTTATCTGCAAATTCAGGATAATCATTTTATCCCGGTTTATCTTTTAGTTTTCACGTGTGTTGCTTATTATAACTTGTTTTTCGATTAATGAAATATGTGGTTACTCAAAAAAAAAACATTTCCAACCGTTTTATTTCGAAGAAGTCACCTTATCTCCTTTCATGTTTGAATTGGAAACCGTTTGTTTGGATATTCTGAAACCCAAATAAATTTTCAAATGCATCCAATATCCAAATGAAGCACGTCGGGAAAGCCATTTATCCCCTCTCTATTCAAATACTCATCAAGTAGTAATAATATAATATCTTAAAAGTTGAAACTCTACTGAAAttctaacaaggtgaaagcaaaACAGTGCTACCGGCCCAATCCAATCAACCGGCAGTCTCGAAAAGAATCAGGTCCTGTTCAGACCCATCGCACTCCGCCGCTGTCCGCTCGCCCAAACCCCGCGCCGCACAGCCGCCACGGCCAGCAGCAGCAACGCACCCGCCGCAAAACCCGCACCCGCCGACCGCGAGGCCGTTCCCATGTCTCCCTCCGCGCCGCCGGCCGCCCTCCGCCTCGCGAGCCCGCCCAAAGCTCTCCTCCCGGCCCTCCCACCGTCCTCCAGTCGCTCCCCCCGCCTCTCCATGTCGACCCCGTCTCGTCCCCGCGCCACGCCTCTCGCCGCGGCCGGCGGGGGCGGCGCGGCCCCTTCCCTCCTCGCCGCCGACCCGGCCCACCGCGACTCGGTCATCCTCGCGGCGCGCGGTGCCATGACGAACTGCCTCGGCGAGACCcacctcgacctcgtcgtccccgGGCTCCGCCTCGCCGCCAAGGGCAAGGTTAGCAAAGCGTCGACCTACCTGTCACGGGAGGTTCTCGTGAGTGACCGTTGGTGTCTGATGGGCAGGTTAGGGACGTCTACGAGAGCGGGGAGCACCTGGTGCTGGTGACCACCGACCGCCAGAGCGCGTTCGACCGTGTCCTTGCCTCCATCCCGTTCAAAGGGCAGGTATGCTCTCAGTCCTCTGCTGTTAAAATACGCTAATATTGATAATCATAGCATTTTGCGGGTTAAAGTTTGATGCATTTTGTTGATAATTCAAGTTCCATATAAATCTTTGTTAAAATAGCATACTGCCATGTTTCAAGTAATATAGCAAGCTTAAAGCATTTTTCATAGTCATGTCTACAGTCATGTCCATTGTTCGTGTAGCATATAACATTCTTAAGCCGCATCATGCTTTTTCTTCTGTCCCTTTATACCGAAGTGCATAACCTGAATAAGCTAGAATCGTGAAGAAGTTACTCTGTTGTGCTTTAATACAAATGTTCATTTCAGGTTCTTAACGAGACAAGCCTTTGGTGGTTCAATAGGACTAGCCATATCACTCCAAATGCAGTTGTCTCTTGTCCCGACAAGAATGTGACAATTGCCAAAAGGTGCTCAGTTTTTCCAGTTGAATTTGTTGGTGAGCCCTAGCTCGTGCTGCATATCTCGCTTATTTCTCCTACTAGTTTGCAATCTTACCAGGCACAATCTTGATGGAAGTGCTAAGCAATTGGTTTGTTTTCAGTGAGGGGATTCGTTACTGGAAGCACTGATACATCACTATGGACAGTTTATAACAAGGGTGTGAGGAATTACTGTGGAAATGTCATTCCTGATGGTATGCTAACAAATATTGATACAATATGGATGTCTCCTCCTTCTCTCTTATGAGTGGATTTCTTGTTACAGGCATGGTAAAGAATCAAAAGCTACCAGCAAATATCCTCACGCCGACAACTAAAGCTGCTGATCATGACGTCCCTATCACTCCTGATGAGGtttcccctttttcttttcttcctgAAATTCCGTCTCTTCCCATAGTCTAGAACATAGAGAATACATGTTGTCAGGATCAGATCTCCTCCAAACTAATACTAGTTTATAGAGGGAAAGGATTGCTAAATGATCTTGGATTATTTTCTAACATTGGCATTGCTTAAGTTGCTTCCAGTATTCGCTGCTTTGATCCAACTGAAAAATATTCAAAAGCTCAAGACTCATCATTCTGTAAGAAGGTTGCTGCTAGTTATTGAAGTCTATCATTTGCTTGCTAATCGTAAATATATCTACTTTAGTATTGTGCAGTGCATTACACCTTTTATTCTTTATTGAAGTGTTCCTGCTGAGATCACCTTCTGTCATTACGTTATTTTCCGTTGAAAGAGTCCCTTATTTGATGGTATTCTTCAGATAGTCAAGTCAGGGCTGATGTCCAAGGAGGATTTTGATGAGGCAAGAAGCAAAGCCTTAGGATTATTTGAGTATGGACAGGTAACCTTTTATGTCATCTCCTTTCTAGAAGCTCCCAGGTCCATGTTTAGGGCCCTCCCCAATTGACTTCACTGACCAAGCTTGAAGCTTAAGAATTGTGTTCCACAAGTGACACTGACCATGTTTGACATATTGAGCTTGGAATACTTACGTTTTTTGCCAATGCATTCAATTTTGATCCTTGTTGATTGTCCTCTTAATTTTATATATGCCCATAGTTATTATTTTGTAAACATATCTACATGGAGGCCTAACTGTTTTGAGACAATATAGTCTAGTGAGTTAAGACCCTGTGCAtgctatttttattcaccactcaCCCATAGCCATAGCTGATTGTTCTCTTCTTGCAGCAAGTGGCATTAGAGAATGGAGTAATTCTAGTTGACACAAAGTATGAGTTTGGAAAAACAGCTGATGGGACAATTGTGTTGATCGATGAGGTTGTCTTTTCTGACTTACGCTTTGTTCTATGTATTCAGTTACCCTTTGCTATCATTCCTATGCATGAAGCCAAATCCCATGAGGtctctctctcttgttttgtGTATAAGCATATACATGGTAGAGCTCTTTCAGTGCAGACATTTAAGCTTTGATATTTTTAATGTGTGATATATTCAACCTGTATGGCTAGACTTGAGAATTTGAGATCATTGCACCAAGTAACTAACTATACATATGTAAAAGATCCGAGAGATTGTACAGCGTTGATATTCATTTTTATGAGATATTTCCTGGGAAGTTGGGTTGTTACTTCTacaaaatcatgatgatatcctACTTTCCAATAAGCAGATACATACACCTGACTCCAGCAGATATTGGATTGCTAATTCATATGAAGAGAGATTCAAATCTGGCCTTGAACCTGAAAATGTTGACAAGGTAACCTGGAATTATTCGCGCACAAACGCTAAAGGGTGCACTTTACCCTCTGCGACTTTCCGCGTCAGTAATACTATTTATAATGGAAATGCTGAAAAGGTGATTTAATTTTTGCCAGGAGTTCTTAAGGCTGTGGTTTAAGAATAATTGCAATCCATATGAAGATAAGGTATCTTACATTTCTTCCCCGTCTGTCTGTTAACACTGCTTAAGCATGTTTTCCATAGTGAGCCCGATATCAATCCTAAATTAATCATGGAACTGACAGTCAGAAATTTCCAGTGCATCAATTCCATGGTTTTATTTATGCTTATTAATTATTCTGAAATACAGGTTCTACCAGAAGCTCCTGAAGAACTAGTTTCTGAACTTGCTTGGCGGTATGATAGTTTCTGTAGCTTCCCCTTGTTTTCCATTTAAGGGCAGTTTTTGAACCATCAGATTGTTCTCATCTCTACGTACATATGAAACTGAAGAAAGCATCATATATTGTGGTAGTTGTGTAATTGTTTCCATGAATATCCGCTGCAGGTACATATTCCTGTTTGAAACAATTACAAATACAAAGTTTGAGATCCCAGAAACACAGGTATGTAGGGCTGGCTTTATTTGTCTTGCTTAGTAGTAGTAACCAAGTACTTGAGCCTTGTTTTGTTAACTGCAGGAACCAATCCATGAAAGGATATCAAGGAACGTGGCACAAGCCTTACGGAATTTGTAATTGCTAACACTGGTAAAAGTGCTTGCTCAT
This region includes:
- the LOC123398940 gene encoding phosphoribosylaminoimidazole-succinocarboxamide synthase, chloroplastic — protein: MSPSAPPAALRLASPPKALLPALPPSSSRSPRLSMSTPSRPRATPLAAAGGGGAAPSLLAADPAHRDSVILAARGAMTNCLGETHLDLVVPGLRLAAKGKVRDVYESGEHLVLVTTDRQSAFDRVLASIPFKGQVLNETSLWWFNRTSHITPNAVVSCPDKNVTIAKRCSVFPVEFVVRGFVTGSTDTSLWTVYNKGVRNYCGNVIPDGMVKNQKLPANILTPTTKAADHDVPITPDEIVKSGLMSKEDFDEARSKALGLFEYGQQVALENGVILVDTKYEFGKTADGTIVLIDEIHTPDSSRYWIANSYEERFKSGLEPENVDKEFLRLWFKNNCNPYEDKVLPEAPEELVSELAWRYIFLFETITNTKFEIPETQEPIHERISRNVAQALRNL